A stretch of DNA from Diospyros lotus cultivar Yz01 chromosome 14, ASM1463336v1, whole genome shotgun sequence:
ttaataaatataaatttcgtTAAATTTATTCTgcttttgacaaaaaaaaaagaaaataaaaataggagtCCATATGGTTATGGttgtttaaaaataagttaACTTTGTTGGATGGAGCTAATTGTTTTTcgaaaaaaattacactttgctAACCGGCCTTTGAGAGAGCTTCCCCATGGCTTCCAGAGCCCCCGCAAGACAGATACATGTTTGCTGGAACTCTTTCACACATTCAATCGAACATATGGTATGCACACTCAAAAATTATGTTGAATGCATCGAATAGGCTGCCATGACACATCTCAACTGTTTTATGCAAGGAGGAGAAGGCCTTGGTTTTTACCTCAAACAACAACCAAAAACAAGTGGGTGGGGTACTCGATCGAAACTTTTCCTCTAATCTCTGTCCTTCCTGAAGACTCCCTTTCCTTCCTTTGGCTCAGAAATGCAGTCTGGGAGTACCCTAATTTGGCTCATCGTATAACCTATCAAACCTCAACCAAAGTTCACTAAATTGGGCACTCTAGAATATGCACTTTGCAGGATACGACATATCCAAAATGGGGGCAAAAATTGAGTCATTTTTAGTAGCCTAAAATTGCCCTCAAAGTCCGCTCCTCACCTCGATCGTCACTGTTCTCCAACACTTGGAAAATTTCCAACCTGGATGGATAGTCGATAGGTAAGTCAACTCTTGGTCGACTGTTGGAACTAACAAGTCATACCCCTTCTCTGTTTATTTGTCCAGCACATACTACTAGGATGGAACCCTGGGTGTTACAGTGTTTGTCACAGATCAGACTATTATGTACAGATTCTGGTGGGTtgaagaaaaaaagggaaagaaaattgCATTAGATTGCATGGAATAGGTTCTGCAAAACAATGGAGCAAGGGGGTCTGTGGTTTAGGAGGAGGTTCAATTCAATGATTTGGAAGCAAACTCCGACTAGTAGATAAATTCTGGAAAAAGGAGGTTGTAAAAGCTTGGAAGAAGGGGAATTCTGTTAGAATCTGGAGTGATCCATAGGCTTGTGGACTTGAGCAGTTCAAGCCTATCAGAGAACTTGAAAGAGGCTTTTGACTTGAATTTAGTGgctataattattaaagtttaTATCCCTATGATAGGAAAGATTCTTGGATGTGGGTTGATGATGCAGCCGTGTAGGAAATGGCTAAGGGCTTTAATACTAAGTCATCTTTCTTCATGCAACTAGAGCTTGAGAAAATGCAGCATGGCACCTTGAACGTATAGGAATGGTAATAACTGTGGTCAGTTAAAATGCATGAGAGTTGAGGGTTTAAAGTTGATGCCTTGGAGGGtggttttcaatcaattcccacaaCGCTAGAATTGGTAGAGGTTCCATTTGGAAGATCTGAGCTGCATTTTCTGTAAGCAAGGGTTGAATCATCACTGCATGTTTTTGTATACTTCCACATGGCCAGGCTATCTGGTTCGCATCGTGAGGGATGCAAAGAGAGAGATGGCTAGTTGCAGATATACATGGTTCTTTGATTCTTAATCCACAAAGATTATGCGGTGATAAAAGTACACATAAAGGAAGCATCTCAATACTTTTAGCAGCATATTTGAAAAGACTTGGAAATGGAGGAACAGAATGCAGCTGAGCGCAGACGAGGTGAACATCTCGGAGCTGTTTGAAGAGGTCAAAAATGGGTTGGGAAGAGCATAAATGGGCCGCAGAAAAAGGCAAAGATAGGGCTCGAAATAAGAATCTAAACTTGAGTAATATGCAGTGGGCAAAGCCTGATTTAGGATACCTGAAGGTGAACTTCATGCAACATTCAGTAAAGGGAGTCTGTGTGCACGAGTAATTGCTAGAAATAATGCAGGAGAGGAGAGGTAATCCTAGCAAGGACCTAGAATTCCAGGGCAGTATTTGTCCTGGAAGCAGATTTCACCTTTGAAGCCTGAGGTGAAGAAATGATTTAAGTTTTTTTCCTAATCAGATTCACTGGTTTTAGTTCAGGGTGTCGGGAATGTTAACAGAGAACCTCACTGGACAGGTAAAGCTCCTACAAAGGATTTGCAGCAACAACTTCTACGGGGAAAAAAGGGTGGTATCTAAGCTTTGCTGCTAGGAAAAGGAACACAGCTCATGCACCTGCTTCCAAGGGGTCATGCAGAAGAATTTCAGGTGCCCTGGAAGGCGAAAGTCCTGGAAGCTAGCAAAGAGGAGGAGCTTACAGGTGTGTACGGCCAGCAGTCCCTTCGTGAGTGTGATCATCTCTCAGTTGATTCTTTGTTTTTGATTTCAGGTGCCCGCTTGTTTGTAGTGGCTTTGAGGTATGGCAGAGTGTTTCTGGTGCTCTGTTCATGGAAGGTACTTGtcattaactaaaataatttatgactaagaagataatgaaactaaactaaaataatGCTAAAGAGTTTAAAGACACAAAAACCTGCAATTTGGGAACAGAAGAATTGTCCAGGGAAACATGTTCAAATACAAAAggcaaaaaaaggaaaaaaaaaggacatacaaaaagtaaaataaatggaaataagaaaaccaGTAAATGAAAGTTGAACCAAGTTAGTAGAATCACAAAAAAGACACAATAACTTTCAAAGTAGACAAAAATCAACGCAAAGCATTAAGGACTATCTGGTTGACTCGGTGcaagaaatatgaaattagGAAATAAGGTTAGAAAACCATTTCTCATAACACATCCATGTTCAAACAAATTTATATAAAGAGCATCCCAAGGCTCTCTGCTGTGTGAGGGTCATACTTGTACTGTACACAGCCTTCCCCGTGCTTTTTAGCTCCTTTATAATATCTGTATCATGGTAAGGTGGCTAAATGCAAGGGGTTCTaaatgatatatgtatatgtatatagatatatatataatgatgaaaattaaattcttaagCGAAGTATATTGTGTTAGTGATTGGTCTACACAAATTGTAGGACAAAAGTTTAAAAAGTATTCGACCAAAAATGTAAAGCTAATAGGCTGTTAAGGTGAACTCTTGGAACTGCCAAAACCGCCGCGCGCGCccgggggtggggtgggggcgGGGCGGCATTGTGAGTTCGCAATGTTTTGTGGAGTTTTAGAACAACAAGGCACAGGCAGAAAAATGCTGATTTACGGATTCAGTAGATGAGAAGAATAACAAAGAATAAGCGGGAAGTTAGCTTATAGGATTATACAAAGTTAACAGTCCAAAATTTTCTGCTTTATTGTACTGGTTGCCTAGCTGGAAGCCTGGAACCTCAGCTGAACTAGGAGCCAACTAGTTTATGTTGGGGATTGTTTTACACGTCATATGCTTGTAATTGCTAACTGGTTCTGAAcctaattttcttttgtttttctcattTACACGAAATATCATATAAAATTCCACCAACTTAAATCTTAAGTGAAGTAGTTATCAAGGAATCACAATAGTCCATATCTCTGTCTTTCTACTTTTATcgaaattttcatcttttttttttttgttttgtgaaattGGCCATGATTTTCCCCGTAAGGTCTTATTCAGGAATATAACAGACTTTTAATAAAGAAATGTAAGATTCTATTCTCTCAGTTATGAACGGGTGTCAGCTAGACTATACCCCATAAAGAAGTTTAACCAATGAGAATGGAAACACCTTTTGGGGATTCGGATGAGAGGAATGCTTCAATGAAAGATGGGTTTATGATCCTTTTTGTATTCCATAACATGAGACTATAATCAAACATGTATTCATTGTTGTAATTTTAATGAAAACACTTGCTATCAAGGTTTTGTCCATATGACTCCTTACTTATTCTATTTTTCGTATGATAAAAAGACTAAGTGATCTACTTACTTGAACATGGGCCACGTTGTCCACCACTCaatttttttgctctttttgTGTTATTGAACAGGTTTCAGCCAACAAAACCAACTGGGCAGTTCCCATTTTCCAGCATTGTTTCTCGCACAAGCAAGATGCCAAGGAGAAAGGACACCACTTTGCAGCCTCTTGGCATCTTCCACAGGTTCTTGAACTTCATCATGAATAGCCTCAAGTGTGTGACCACGTCTTATCATGGATCAAATGAAGTGCCTATTGAAGATTCAACAACAAACACTGATCAGGATCGGAAGCCAGTTGGAGGCAAAAGTGTGCACCAAGAACATTGGCAAAGGCCAAAGGACTATGAAAGTTCTGAAATTATGGTTGAGTTCCGGCATGGTAATAGGTTAGAGCAAATGATTCCTATCCATACTCCAAACGAAGATAGTCCTCATACTAAACTGCACAAGGGTCTAGAAACAATGAATGGAATcgaggagaaagagaaaagcaAGGAAGACACAACTATGAAATTGGGAGCAGCAGTAGAGGGGCAAGAAAAGCAGCCCCAGAAAAGGCCTATTATGTCTAATATAAATGAAAGAGCGGCTGCATTCATTCTTCAGAAAAGAGAAGCTCTGAGACGAACTACCAGCCTTGACTACTCCTAGACTCGGTCTACATGGTGGAAAAGAGCTTCACATTGAAAGGTGATGCAACCATTGACAATATTGGCAGGCTTATTCTGAGCCTGCCTGCGTGGTAATTCATAATCTCTATATATCCCTTTACATTTGCGATTTGCCCAAATGTTCATAACAAAACTGTAATATTGTAGGGTTGTAcccaatacatatatatgtgtgtttgttaCCTTTGTGCGAAAAAAGAGTTACAGTCTACAGATGCTTGAAAGAAAGCCGTACTAGCAGTCTCCAGATTGGTAAAAACCATGTTTTCCTTTGGCTCATGATATAAGTTCAGGGTTCTAATGACCTCTGagattgaatatttttctcatttaaattccCTTGAGGGCCAGCTGTCTGGATTTGCCATGTTACATGTAGCAGGAGCAGCATCTTATATGCCCCAGGCAGCCTCTTTGGTCCCCCTTCTTTCCCATATtcagatttttagtttttgtgaACATGCACTTGGCATACCTCTCTGTTCTAATGAGAGTCAACTAGCCAAGAAGAAGTGGCTGTGTTGGACCAGCAGTATCAGGTTTAGCAGAGAATTCTGCCCTGGCAGGGCGCCACTTCAGTAATCTCTTCCAGTTTTTCAGAATTTAGCTCATTTCAGTTAATACGTCTTAAAACACACACAAGACCAACTACCCAATCCAGGGACAGATTACTCAAAACGATTTTAACTTGGTATAGGAATAGGAATATATAGGACCATGCCCAAACCCTCCAAATTCACATTTCACATTCTGGGCTTTGTTTTCCCCGCCATTTTTAaggatttttcattttcataggGACCGAACGCATGGATTCTTCTCACTCTGCATCAAAATATAACCATGTGTCATTTGAGTTGGGGCATCATCATTTCAAGTGTAAGGGTCCCAACTAGATTTAACAAATTTTCATATAGCAATTAGCAAGTAACTAACCATATGCATTTTGTGCTCCCATTTTACTCAGATCAAAACAACCACCTATAAGAAAAATCAAGGCCCAACAATTCAATGAATTCATCACACTTGTCACCAGCTGTTAGTCTGATCCAGTCAACTGCTGTGCATCTTCCCCTTATTGATCGTAACGTACATGAGGCCCCCAAAATCAAGCCCATTAGACAATCTGGTGCCACAGCCGCAGGGACCCCAAAAATTGTGGGTCTGCTAAATGTTCAAATAGTAACTTACCATTTTAGACAATCGACTGTTAAATCACTGCTTGCTAGTTGCTGGGGTCATTCCAGAATTTCTAAAACTTCAACAATCAAACAACAATCTCGTGTTGGGGTTTGACTATTGATacccattttcttcttttgttttcacTTTGGCCCCCATTTAGTAGACCTTTCAATTTTACTTTCCATTTTCttgctttcaatttttttttacctattttcatttttaaaaatttaaatactttaaaagaatgataaaaactataataaaataaaattataatgttacccttcactttcaaaataaataaatcttttttctctcttctccttgaGCACTTGTCTTAGTTAAGGTtgaaagaatatataaattaaataataaataataattt
This window harbors:
- the LOC127789624 gene encoding uncharacterized protein LOC127789624 isoform X2; translation: MHLLPRGHAEEFQVPWKAKVLEASKEEELTGARLFVVALRYGRVFLVLCSWKVSANKTNWAVPIFQHCFSHKQDAKEKGHHFAASWHLPQVLELHHE
- the LOC127789624 gene encoding uncharacterized protein LOC127789624 isoform X1, which translates into the protein MPRRKDTTLQPLGIFHRFLNFIMNSLKCVTTSYHGSNEVPIEDSTTNTDQDRKPVGGKSVHQEHWQRPKDYESSEIMVEFRHGNRLEQMIPIHTPNEDSPHTKLHKGLETMNGIEEKEKSKEDTTMKLGAAVEGQEKQPQKRPIMSNINERAAAFILQKREALRRTTSLDYS